The window AAACAGGCCCACAAAACATCTGCAAGTTACTGACTATTACAAATAAGTACAACTAATCAAGGATAATGGTCAACTGCTCTATAAAATATTAATGTGAAGCAAACAAACAATTCCATTGATTTGGGGAAAGTACACATGTATTCCTAATGCTTGGAAAGAATAAGTAATAATTGGTCGTAATTAAGTTGTAATTAATGCCCATTAACTACTATATGTTGATGAGAAAGCATTTACTTTACTTTGTGTGTGCACGCATGTACTacatggttttttttaaaaaaaaaatcagtatcaaaattttgaaaatatgtaGATAATAAGAATATATAAAATCTTTTTATAGAATGAATCTTCACAGTATTAGTATAGCTCTTGTTGGGCCTTACAGATATATCACAATAATAGACATTAGTGTTCAAAGTTATATTTCGAAGATCACTAGGTGTCCATAtgagaagtactccctccattctagaATATTAAGTGTTCAAAATCTATaccaaatataaatatttctatagTACAATTTCCCTACCAACCATACATCATAAGTATTTAATTCTCACCAAATATTACCCCAACCGCCCTTTCACTGTATGTTCAGCCATCTATAATTTAATGCGGTATATCATAGTCTTTTTCCTCCACCgtagtatattttaggatggatggagtactttTTACTAGAGCAAAAATAATAGTTCATTTCCTAGTGAACTATTTAGATGCATTTATGGTTAATCTTCACTGGAACTCTTCATTTCACATTAAGGCATCTTATTTCTCGCTCCTTACCTCTAAACTTAAACAATTTAATCTTTTTTTGGCCTCCCTcaactttttttaaagaaaaggatAAAGGTTTTCCCCTCCTCTACTataaaaatgacaaaaaaaaagtaggtaGTCATGGATTTATCTCTCATTTTGAGGGTTGGTGGATTCAATTCTGgtttatatatagtttttttctcctcactttattaattgatgattgtcttcttatataaaaaaaacttggtGTTACGTTTATCACCCGTTATCTATGCCCTTAAATTATAATTCAATTGCACATATTACATATATCAACTCCATACATTTCAAAATATAGGGCAcattttgtttttgttagaaCAAGACTTTGACTAACAATTGCTTCCctaatatattatttatatgACACAAAGAAGTATAAGCGTGCGAAAGTACTTTTAAAAACAAGACTAATAACATTAATTTTGCTTCACAAATATTATATTAGACTGCTTTCGTTCcatattgatcatcatataaaaAAACAGAAACTCTAAATTGATCTTCATATAACCATGGTGTCATTGTTTGACGTGTAACACTATTGCATCTATGCATGAAAATTGAGTCTATGTTCATGCATTTACACATTTAGGAGTAACTAAAGACTCGTTTCTTGTGTATGCGAGGAGTTAAATCTGCATGTTTCTTTATTCTTCCCCATCACATACACACCAAATGAAATATATGGTAGTTAAGTCTTCCTTGGTCTTGGTGAAAAAGCTTATATGATAATCAATATGGAATGAAGAAAGTAGTAGAATAACTATTGGTCAAAGTCTTgttcaaacaaaacaaaatatatcctatattttgaaatggaggaagtagtaattGAACACGTCGCTACCTCAACTGAAACTATAATTAATATGAACACACAATAAATACAATAATAATGTAGcacaaacataaaaaaacaaaagggttGCAAACTACTTGCCTTTTCAAACTAACATGTTCTAAATTATCTAGTAATAACATGAGAATTCATTGAATGATTCTGTCTAAATTCATTATCTTATATATATTGACTTTGAGTCCAGAAAAACTACACCCTAAAAGGCAGTCCGACAACATAATCAAAATGTATAACACATGTTACCTTCAAACATTAATAATTTGCTAAGCATCACATTTTTCTGAAAAATATGACCTGGAGACAACTTGTTAATTTACATAACCACCATATAtcgctaattttttttagtaagTATTCTAAGTATTAATAACAAATAAAGGTGCTAAAAAGCTATGGGTTGATTATATCAAATTGTTCCGCTAAGAATGGCTGAGTACATAAAATTAAGTTAGCACAAGGTCGATGGTATCATGATGAACATTTGCTAACATACACACACTAGAAACACTGAAAGTTTATACtatcatataattataatttaattaGGCTTTGAAGTAGTTAATAGCTCCATACATCAGTTACACCAAAATGTTAATCATCTGACTTGTTTTCACATTCTGTTGTGGATAGCATGAAAaagggtgtgtgtgtgtggggggggggggagggggggataTGTATCGTATCTGTGCATATTATGAACACGAATCAAGTTgtatcaaatatatttttgaagTCTCTACATCATTTATCTTACAATTAATTAGGGATGTTGGACAAAATTATGTCATCGAATTGAACCAGTGTTTATAGATTTACTTTTAATTAGTTATTAATGATTATATACATATTTGACTGTTGATATATGCAGACATGACATTTTCATGACACACATATATCCATCTATATATATTCAATGCTTCATGTTATTTCCCTTGATGCATCTCTATGTAAAAGTTAATTGTAATGGAACTCGCAGACCAACTACTATAGCTAAGTGTAGTACCTACATTATCCACAATGACTAGCACTGTTAATTATTGATCTTCTTATATGTTCATCATATGATCTTTCAATCTAGCTAGTCTACAGCTGAAGATCAATATTGGACTGCAATATGGAGTGCTCGTCCACGATCATCATTCTGCTGCATCTCTATGGTTACCAACAAATAATTTTTATGGTAAGGAATGTCCTGCCAACCCAGATATGTAATAATCATTCGTTAGATGTTTTGCTGGTTTAGTTTGCctatatggctatatatatatatatatatatatatatatatatatatatatatatatatatatatatatatatatatatatatatatatatatatatatatatatatatatatatatatatatatatatatatatatatatatatagagagagagagagagagagagagagagctatcTATATCCTTTATGCACCTCACACACACACTACCTCTTGATACAAAGCATAATTGTGCATCCATGCATGTGGATGCATGTCATAGTTTCACGCATGAAATCATCAGGAGCTGGGCACAAAGCCAGAGATGAAAATCCAAAAACAAAATGACAGTTCGAATCAAAAGGATCAACGCAATTctgggggcaaaaaaaaaaacaacctagctGAACAGTTGATATGTACAGTTAACTAAACATGCGCCATCCCCTCATTTGGCTTCACCCCCATGTTAACTAGACATGCTACTATACTGATCAAGTACTACCACGAGCGGCGGGGAGAAAAGGACATAGCTATAGGTAAAACTATTCGGTAATTTGACCCTCTATCCGCGAACCAGCAGCAGGCACGCGGTCTCGCttggtagaagaagaagaacagtaGCTAGCCAGCGTACTGTTCATGGGGAGACCGAGAGGATTAGCGCAACAGTAGCCGTCGTCGTCCTTGCCTCCGCTCCGTGCGCCGCGAGACAGTGCCctccgtgcgcgcgcgcgcgcggccggcgcgcgggAGCTCCAGAAAAAGGAAGCGACACAGGAATCAGAACAAGAAACCCCAAGAGGATTcgtggaggaaaaaaaagaagaaaaaatggaGAGTATCTTTGGATTGGACTCGACAAGCAATTCGCACACGAGGTTCATGCAgtgcagcagctagctagatCTGGCACGAAACTAGTAGTACAGGTGACTATGGAGAGAGATGCCAGATGCAtgcatcgatccatccatccttgGCCTATCTCTCTAGagagttagagagagagagatggagtgTGAAGACCGGTCACCGGCCGGCCACTCtgaatttctctctctctctcgtctcgtCCTCTCTCTAGACTTTGAGGGGCATATGGTACGTACtacaatatactactactactactccccATCATCTATCATGGCAGTGAAAAGTAAGAGAGGGCGCATTCACTTGCTTCGACGAGCAAGAAGTTTGACAAGAAAAATTAAGCGGGAGGAGAAGCAGCTGCTAGTAGTAGATGAAGTAGAAGCGAACAACAAATGTAGCATCGATCAACAAGATGATCAGTCTGGGATGGAGCTAGCGGCCGGCGCGCGtagaattgataaaaaaaaaccatgcatgcatgcacaagcAATTAATCGAAAACCTACATAAAATATGCTCAATCCGGCGTACCAAATGGCAAATGGGTGCGTGCGCACGTACGTGCTAGTTGCTCGCCATCAGCAGGCCgcgccggcggacggcggcggcggcggaggcggcggcgggtgcgggtgtccgccgccgccgctggtgtcGGCGGGCTGCGGCTTCTTCCGCTTCTTCTTCTCGTAGCTGACCCCCCTGGCGCGGGCCTGGTGCTCGCGGACCTCGCGGAGGTAGAGCCTCACCGCGCGCACCGCGAACGGGTTCgactccggccgcccgccgttctcctcgaacgcggcgcggaggcggccgacCAGCGCGTCGAGGCTCCCCCACGCCTGGCGCAGCGGGCAGGggcacggcgccggcgggtTCGGGTGGCCGAAGAAGGGGCACGCCGCCGTGTGCACCTTCGTCTTCCCGAACTGGTCCAGATACCGGAGGAACTCCAGCACGTGCGCGCCGCTGCACTGCGCGAGCCccagcggcggccggtggtTCCGCAGGTACTGCCCGAACGTGTTCCAGTCCCGCCGCTTCTGCGCCTCGTACCGGCTCGGCGTctgcggcgtggcggcgccgcctcccgccgacgacgacgcgcccgCGCTGCTCGATCCGCCGGCGccgtcacctcctcctccgccgccgccgcccgccgtcggtGGACTGCTCTCGTGGTTCGGCGGCGACAGCTCCATCAATAATCTGCCATCACACCACCCAAGAAAACACAGCTTGATGCAATCCTCTCCCCTTCTTCAACACGATCGAATGATGAAGCTGATGATGATTCCATGCATATAATCTGGGTCACCGGGGAGAGATCGAGAGATCCATTTGGGGTTGGTGCTCTGCTCTCCTCCgatttatatatgtaattcTTATCACAAGAAACAATACATTTCTGCGACGCACACATGTGGGAAGGTATCGATGGGTAATGGCCAACGGTACCAGCATGCTACTAGCTTACTATACCTTTctgtggcggcggctgcaccgGCGGCTGATCTCCTCCTCTCTCGTCGGCAGCCGTGTCAGAGCGGCGGAGAAGAACAAGAATCTGCAGGAGCAAGAGCTCAATATAAGGAGAATAAGCAAAAGGAGAGAtcctcctttcttctttttttttttcctgccaCTCACCCTGCCTTGCTCGCGGTGGTataagctgctgctgctactgctggtTCTTCTTCTCCCCTCATAGGGCCATGAATCCCCACTTCCTCAGCTGCTACTGCTTCTCCTGCAGCTGCTGGAGCTTGTGCTATCTAGGAGTAGGAGTGTGCGAGGAGAGAAGAGTGGGGGGAATTGCATTTGACGCGCACTGTTACTATTTttagagaggggggagggaggcgcAGGGGGTGGTGGATGGATTGTTTGGCCTAAAAAGGAG of the Oryza sativa Japonica Group chromosome 2, ASM3414082v1 genome contains:
- the LOC4330024 gene encoding protein G1-like3 → MELSPPNHESSPPTAGGGGGGGGDGAGGSSSAGASSSAGGGAATPQTPSRYEAQKRRDWNTFGQYLRNHRPPLGLAQCSGAHVLEFLRYLDQFGKTKVHTAACPFFGHPNPPAPCPCPLRQAWGSLDALVGRLRAAFEENGGRPESNPFAVRAVRLYLREVREHQARARGVSYEKKKRKKPQPADTSGGGGHPHPPPPPPPPPSAGAAC